Proteins from a genomic interval of Neodiprion lecontei isolate iyNeoLeco1 chromosome 2, iyNeoLeco1.1, whole genome shotgun sequence:
- the LOC107222453 gene encoding probable 2-oxoglutarate dehydrogenase E1 component DHKTD1, mitochondrial isoform X3: MYRNVSNIIGENYCRLGTCVSRDRILPRNQINFPCANRRRILAKFYHSKHGVYGYKPKTYKKYYEVSRESLTSRAKYSNFYRLVTAYREHGHKQASIDPISLQTPSPSPELNLNKFGLNGDEKVSFPGILNAKQTEGSVNVALSILRKVYAGPIGVEFSYLETEEEREWFAQNFEEVYMEALDRDTKRAIVTEMLKSQALDKFLAIKFVTFKRYGGEGAESMMAFFHEFFKQATAAKLDHIVMCMPHRGRLNFLTGMLRFPPKKLFHKLRGFAEFPEDVKATGDVTSHFTSSVDLSFDQRNLHVTMLYNPSHLEAVNPVSMGKTRGVMQAVGDGAYSRGQDLAWSDKVLNLQVHGDAAYAGQGVNQESLALHAAPHFEIGGSVHLIVNNQLGFTTPADRGRSSRYCTDIAKSISAPVLHVNGDDPEMVVRATRLACRYQRKFRKDVFVDMNCFRRWGHNELDDPTFTNPAIYKIIQSRKSVPDKYAEELIKAEIMTTDEAKSIVSEHTAWLAESLRQVDNYVPEPVYFGGRWSEMSQAQASVSKWNTGVDVDLLRFIASKSVQCPELEIHPHLLKSHVEARLNKVSDGLKIDWATAEALAFGSLLHEGYNVRISGQDVGRGTFSHRHAMLVDQSTGDIHIPLNSMTETQTGKLELANSILSEEAVLGFEYGLSIASPSTLAIWEAQFGDFFNGAQIIIDTFVSSGEVKWMISSGLTMLLPHGYDGAGPEHSSCRMERFLQLTDSNEDRPDGDDVNMQLANPTTPAQYFHLLRRQMVRNFRKPLIVVAPKILIRHSAATSSLTDMETGTSFVNVIGDTTVNPAEVKKRLSGVRKNHKIWERGVS; the protein is encoded by the exons ATGTACAGAAACGTATCTAATATCATTGGAGAAAATTACTGTCGCTTGGGCACATGCGTGTCTCGCGATAGAATATTACCAAGAAATCAAATTAACTTTCCTTGTGCGAATCGGCGGAGAATTTTAGCAAAGTTTTATCATAGTAAACATGGCGTCTATGGATACAAACCGAAGACTTATAAGAAATATTACGAAG TATCCAGAGAAAGTCTGACGTCACGAGCTAAATACAGCAATTTTTACAGACTGGTCACAGCCTACAGAGAACATGGTCACAAACAGGCAAGCATAGATCCCATATCACTGCAAACACCTAGTCCGTCGCCGGAATTGAACCTGAATAAATTTGGCCTTAATGGCGACGAAAAAGTTTCCTTTCCGGGAATTTTGAACGCGAAACAAACGGAAGGGTCTGTAAACGTGGCGTTGAGTATTTTGAGAAAGGTTTACGCTGGTCCTATAGGAGTTGAATTTAGTTACTTAGAG ACTGAAGAGGAAAGAGAATGGTTCGCGCAAAATTTCGAAGAGGTTTACATGGAGGCGTTGGACAGGGATACAAAGAGGGCAATAGTTACGGAAATGCTGAAGAGTCAGGCTTTGGACAAATTTTTGGCtataaaatttgtaacatTCAAAAGATACGGTGGAGAAGGTGCCGAAAGTATGATggcgttttttcacgaattctTCAAGCAAGCAACAGCTG CAAAATTAGATCACATCGTGATGTGTATGCCGCATCGTGGGAGACTGAATTTTTTGACCGGAATGCTGAGGTTTCCACCAAAGAaactttttcacaaattaCGAGGCTTCGCAGAGTTTCCAGAAGACGTTAAAGCGACCGGAGACGTGACAAGTCACTTCACCTCATCCGTTGATCTCTCCTTCGACCAAAGAAACCTACACGTCACTATGCTTTACAATCCATCCCATTTGGAAGCTGTGAACCCTGTGTCAATGGGAAAGACAAGGGGCGTTATGCAGGCAGTTGGGGATGGGGCTTATTCTCGTGGCCAGGATTTGGCTTGGAGCGACAAAGTACTGAATCTACAG GTTCATGGGGATGCAGCGTACGCGGGTCAAGGCGTTAATCAAGAATCATTGGCCCTACACGCAGCCCCACATTTTGAAATCGGTGGTTCTGTACATTTAATCGTTAATAACCAATTGGGATTTACAACACCTGCAGACAGAGGAAGGTCCTCAAGGTATTGCACCGATATAGCTAAAAGCATATCTGCTCCAGTATTGCACGTCAACGGCGATGATCCAGAG ATGGTTGTTCGTGCCACGCGACTCGCCTGTCGATACCAAAGAAAATTTAGGAAAGATGTATTCGTCGACATGAACTGCTTTAGGAGATGGGGACACAACGAGCTCGATGATCCTACGTTCACGAATCCCGctatttacaaaattatccAAAGCCgcaa GTCAGTACCAGATAAATATGCAGAAGAACTAATAAAGGCAGAGATTATGACGACTGACGAAGCCAAGTCTATAGTTTCCGAGCACACAGCTTGGCTTGCAGAGTCTCTGAGGCAAGTCGACAATTACGTACCGGAACCGGTCTATTTTGGCGGAAGGTGGTCCGAGATGTCACAGGCACAAGCTAGCGTTTCCAAATGGAATACAGGAGTCGATGTAGATCTGTTAAGATTCATTGCAAGCAAAAGTGTGCAGTGCCcggaattg GAAATTCATCCCCACCTTTTAAAATCACACGTTGAAGCGAGATTGAACAAAGTGTCCGATGGACTAAAGATAGACTGGGCAACTGCCGAGGCATTGGCCTTCGGGTCTTTACTTCACGAAGGCTACAATGTCAGGATTAGCGGCCAGGACGTTGGACGAGGCACATTTTCGCACAGACATGCTATGCTGGTAGATCAGTCAACAGGTG ATATTCACATTCCCCTGAACTCGATGACCGAAACCCAAACCGGGAAGTTGGAATTAGCCAATAGTATTTTATCCGAAGAAGCGGTTCTCGGTTTCGAGTATGGTTTGAGCATAGCTTCACCATCGACCCTTGCGATATGGGAGGCACAATTTGGGGACTTTTTCAACGGTGCCCAGATCATAATTGACACATTCGTAAGCAGTGGCGAGGTTAAATGGATGATTAGCAGTGGATTGACCATGCTACTGCCGCATGGTTACGATGGCGCGGGACCGGAACACAGTTCCTGCAGAATGGAAAGATTTCTCCAGCTGACAGACAGCAACGAGGATAGACCAGACGGAGACGATGTTAACATGCAGCTAGCCAACCCAACGACACCGGCGCAGTATTTCCATTTACTCAGAAGACAG ATGGTGCGGAATTTTAGAAAACCACTTATCGTAGTGGCaccgaaaattttaattcgacATTCCGCGGCAACTTCGTCGCTGACGGATATGGAAACAGGGACAAGTTTTGTCAACGTTATTG GAGACACGACGGTCAATCCGGCTGAAGTGAAGAAG CGTTTATCTGGAGTCAGGAAGAACCACAAAATATGGGAGCGTGGAGTTTCGTAA
- the LOC107222453 gene encoding probable 2-oxoglutarate dehydrogenase E1 component DHKTD1 homolog, mitochondrial isoform X4: MEALDRDTKRAIVTEMLKSQALDKFLAIKFVTFKRYGGEGAESMMAFFHEFFKQATAAKLDHIVMCMPHRGRLNFLTGMLRFPPKKLFHKLRGFAEFPEDVKATGDVTSHFTSSVDLSFDQRNLHVTMLYNPSHLEAVNPVSMGKTRGVMQAVGDGAYSRGQDLAWSDKVLNLQVHGDAAYAGQGVNQESLALHAAPHFEIGGSVHLIVNNQLGFTTPADRGRSSRYCTDIAKSISAPVLHVNGDDPEMVVRATRLACRYQRKFRKDVFVDMNCFRRWGHNELDDPTFTNPAIYKIIQSRKSVPDKYAEELIKAEIMTTDEAKSIVSEHTAWLAESLRQVDNYVPEPVYFGGRWSEMSQAQASVSKWNTGVDVDLLRFIASKSVQCPELEIHPHLLKSHVEARLNKVSDGLKIDWATAEALAFGSLLHEGYNVRISGQDVGRGTFSHRHAMLVDQSTGDIHIPLNSMTETQTGKLELANSILSEEAVLGFEYGLSIASPSTLAIWEAQFGDFFNGAQIIIDTFVSSGEVKWMISSGLTMLLPHGYDGAGPEHSSCRMERFLQLTDSNEDRPDGDDVNMQLANPTTPAQYFHLLRRQMVRNFRKPLIVVAPKILIRHSAATSSLTDMETGTSFVNVIGDTTVNPAEVKKVILVSGKHYYALNKHREILEAKDVAIVRLESICPFPVLEILEEVRRFKRARTFIWSQEEPQNMGAWSFVKPRFENLCGRQLKYSGRRAMAAPATGVGQVHQQEAREVIVKPFTMA, from the exons ATGGAGGCGTTGGACAGGGATACAAAGAGGGCAATAGTTACGGAAATGCTGAAGAGTCAGGCTTTGGACAAATTTTTGGCtataaaatttgtaacatTCAAAAGATACGGTGGAGAAGGTGCCGAAAGTATGATggcgttttttcacgaattctTCAAGCAAGCAACAGCTG CAAAATTAGATCACATCGTGATGTGTATGCCGCATCGTGGGAGACTGAATTTTTTGACCGGAATGCTGAGGTTTCCACCAAAGAaactttttcacaaattaCGAGGCTTCGCAGAGTTTCCAGAAGACGTTAAAGCGACCGGAGACGTGACAAGTCACTTCACCTCATCCGTTGATCTCTCCTTCGACCAAAGAAACCTACACGTCACTATGCTTTACAATCCATCCCATTTGGAAGCTGTGAACCCTGTGTCAATGGGAAAGACAAGGGGCGTTATGCAGGCAGTTGGGGATGGGGCTTATTCTCGTGGCCAGGATTTGGCTTGGAGCGACAAAGTACTGAATCTACAG GTTCATGGGGATGCAGCGTACGCGGGTCAAGGCGTTAATCAAGAATCATTGGCCCTACACGCAGCCCCACATTTTGAAATCGGTGGTTCTGTACATTTAATCGTTAATAACCAATTGGGATTTACAACACCTGCAGACAGAGGAAGGTCCTCAAGGTATTGCACCGATATAGCTAAAAGCATATCTGCTCCAGTATTGCACGTCAACGGCGATGATCCAGAG ATGGTTGTTCGTGCCACGCGACTCGCCTGTCGATACCAAAGAAAATTTAGGAAAGATGTATTCGTCGACATGAACTGCTTTAGGAGATGGGGACACAACGAGCTCGATGATCCTACGTTCACGAATCCCGctatttacaaaattatccAAAGCCgcaa GTCAGTACCAGATAAATATGCAGAAGAACTAATAAAGGCAGAGATTATGACGACTGACGAAGCCAAGTCTATAGTTTCCGAGCACACAGCTTGGCTTGCAGAGTCTCTGAGGCAAGTCGACAATTACGTACCGGAACCGGTCTATTTTGGCGGAAGGTGGTCCGAGATGTCACAGGCACAAGCTAGCGTTTCCAAATGGAATACAGGAGTCGATGTAGATCTGTTAAGATTCATTGCAAGCAAAAGTGTGCAGTGCCcggaattg GAAATTCATCCCCACCTTTTAAAATCACACGTTGAAGCGAGATTGAACAAAGTGTCCGATGGACTAAAGATAGACTGGGCAACTGCCGAGGCATTGGCCTTCGGGTCTTTACTTCACGAAGGCTACAATGTCAGGATTAGCGGCCAGGACGTTGGACGAGGCACATTTTCGCACAGACATGCTATGCTGGTAGATCAGTCAACAGGTG ATATTCACATTCCCCTGAACTCGATGACCGAAACCCAAACCGGGAAGTTGGAATTAGCCAATAGTATTTTATCCGAAGAAGCGGTTCTCGGTTTCGAGTATGGTTTGAGCATAGCTTCACCATCGACCCTTGCGATATGGGAGGCACAATTTGGGGACTTTTTCAACGGTGCCCAGATCATAATTGACACATTCGTAAGCAGTGGCGAGGTTAAATGGATGATTAGCAGTGGATTGACCATGCTACTGCCGCATGGTTACGATGGCGCGGGACCGGAACACAGTTCCTGCAGAATGGAAAGATTTCTCCAGCTGACAGACAGCAACGAGGATAGACCAGACGGAGACGATGTTAACATGCAGCTAGCCAACCCAACGACACCGGCGCAGTATTTCCATTTACTCAGAAGACAG ATGGTGCGGAATTTTAGAAAACCACTTATCGTAGTGGCaccgaaaattttaattcgacATTCCGCGGCAACTTCGTCGCTGACGGATATGGAAACAGGGACAAGTTTTGTCAACGTTATTG GAGACACGACGGTCAATCCGGCTGAAGTGAAGAAGGTAATTCTCGTCAGTGGTAAACATTACTACGCCCTGAATAAGCACAGAGAAATTCTCGAGGCTAAAGACGTCGCGATCGTTAGACTAGAGAGTATTTGTCCATTCCCGGTTTTGGAAATACTTGAAGAGGTTCGAAGGTTCAAGCGTGCTCGAA CGTTTATCTGGAGTCAGGAAGAACCACAAAATATGGGAGCGTGGAGTTTCGTAAAACCCCGTTTCGAGAACCTGTGTGGACGGCAG TTAAAATACTCCGGCAGACGGGCAATGGCTGCACCCGCAACTGGCGTCGGACAAGTACATCAGCAAGAGGCTCGAGAAGTCATTGTGAAACCCTTCACTATGGcataa
- the LOC107222453 gene encoding probable 2-oxoglutarate dehydrogenase E1 component DHKTD1 homolog, mitochondrial isoform X1, giving the protein MYRNVSNIIGENYCRLGTCVSRDRILPRNQINFPCANRRRILAKFYHSKHGVYGYKPKTYKKYYEVSRESLTSRAKYSNFYRLVTAYREHGHKQASIDPISLQTPSPSPELNLNKFGLNGDEKVSFPGILNAKQTEGSVNVALSILRKVYAGPIGVEFSYLETEEEREWFAQNFEEVYMEALDRDTKRAIVTEMLKSQALDKFLAIKFVTFKRYGGEGAESMMAFFHEFFKQATAAKLDHIVMCMPHRGRLNFLTGMLRFPPKKLFHKLRGFAEFPEDVKATGDVTSHFTSSVDLSFDQRNLHVTMLYNPSHLEAVNPVSMGKTRGVMQAVGDGAYSRGQDLAWSDKVLNLQVHGDAAYAGQGVNQESLALHAAPHFEIGGSVHLIVNNQLGFTTPADRGRSSRYCTDIAKSISAPVLHVNGDDPEMVVRATRLACRYQRKFRKDVFVDMNCFRRWGHNELDDPTFTNPAIYKIIQSRKSVPDKYAEELIKAEIMTTDEAKSIVSEHTAWLAESLRQVDNYVPEPVYFGGRWSEMSQAQASVSKWNTGVDVDLLRFIASKSVQCPELEIHPHLLKSHVEARLNKVSDGLKIDWATAEALAFGSLLHEGYNVRISGQDVGRGTFSHRHAMLVDQSTGDIHIPLNSMTETQTGKLELANSILSEEAVLGFEYGLSIASPSTLAIWEAQFGDFFNGAQIIIDTFVSSGEVKWMISSGLTMLLPHGYDGAGPEHSSCRMERFLQLTDSNEDRPDGDDVNMQLANPTTPAQYFHLLRRQMVRNFRKPLIVVAPKILIRHSAATSSLTDMETGTSFVNVIGDTTVNPAEVKKVILVSGKHYYALNKHREILEAKDVAIVRLESICPFPVLEILEEVRRFKRARTFIWSQEEPQNMGAWSFVKPRFENLCGRQLKYSGRRAMAAPATGVGQVHQQEAREVIVKPFTMA; this is encoded by the exons ATGTACAGAAACGTATCTAATATCATTGGAGAAAATTACTGTCGCTTGGGCACATGCGTGTCTCGCGATAGAATATTACCAAGAAATCAAATTAACTTTCCTTGTGCGAATCGGCGGAGAATTTTAGCAAAGTTTTATCATAGTAAACATGGCGTCTATGGATACAAACCGAAGACTTATAAGAAATATTACGAAG TATCCAGAGAAAGTCTGACGTCACGAGCTAAATACAGCAATTTTTACAGACTGGTCACAGCCTACAGAGAACATGGTCACAAACAGGCAAGCATAGATCCCATATCACTGCAAACACCTAGTCCGTCGCCGGAATTGAACCTGAATAAATTTGGCCTTAATGGCGACGAAAAAGTTTCCTTTCCGGGAATTTTGAACGCGAAACAAACGGAAGGGTCTGTAAACGTGGCGTTGAGTATTTTGAGAAAGGTTTACGCTGGTCCTATAGGAGTTGAATTTAGTTACTTAGAG ACTGAAGAGGAAAGAGAATGGTTCGCGCAAAATTTCGAAGAGGTTTACATGGAGGCGTTGGACAGGGATACAAAGAGGGCAATAGTTACGGAAATGCTGAAGAGTCAGGCTTTGGACAAATTTTTGGCtataaaatttgtaacatTCAAAAGATACGGTGGAGAAGGTGCCGAAAGTATGATggcgttttttcacgaattctTCAAGCAAGCAACAGCTG CAAAATTAGATCACATCGTGATGTGTATGCCGCATCGTGGGAGACTGAATTTTTTGACCGGAATGCTGAGGTTTCCACCAAAGAaactttttcacaaattaCGAGGCTTCGCAGAGTTTCCAGAAGACGTTAAAGCGACCGGAGACGTGACAAGTCACTTCACCTCATCCGTTGATCTCTCCTTCGACCAAAGAAACCTACACGTCACTATGCTTTACAATCCATCCCATTTGGAAGCTGTGAACCCTGTGTCAATGGGAAAGACAAGGGGCGTTATGCAGGCAGTTGGGGATGGGGCTTATTCTCGTGGCCAGGATTTGGCTTGGAGCGACAAAGTACTGAATCTACAG GTTCATGGGGATGCAGCGTACGCGGGTCAAGGCGTTAATCAAGAATCATTGGCCCTACACGCAGCCCCACATTTTGAAATCGGTGGTTCTGTACATTTAATCGTTAATAACCAATTGGGATTTACAACACCTGCAGACAGAGGAAGGTCCTCAAGGTATTGCACCGATATAGCTAAAAGCATATCTGCTCCAGTATTGCACGTCAACGGCGATGATCCAGAG ATGGTTGTTCGTGCCACGCGACTCGCCTGTCGATACCAAAGAAAATTTAGGAAAGATGTATTCGTCGACATGAACTGCTTTAGGAGATGGGGACACAACGAGCTCGATGATCCTACGTTCACGAATCCCGctatttacaaaattatccAAAGCCgcaa GTCAGTACCAGATAAATATGCAGAAGAACTAATAAAGGCAGAGATTATGACGACTGACGAAGCCAAGTCTATAGTTTCCGAGCACACAGCTTGGCTTGCAGAGTCTCTGAGGCAAGTCGACAATTACGTACCGGAACCGGTCTATTTTGGCGGAAGGTGGTCCGAGATGTCACAGGCACAAGCTAGCGTTTCCAAATGGAATACAGGAGTCGATGTAGATCTGTTAAGATTCATTGCAAGCAAAAGTGTGCAGTGCCcggaattg GAAATTCATCCCCACCTTTTAAAATCACACGTTGAAGCGAGATTGAACAAAGTGTCCGATGGACTAAAGATAGACTGGGCAACTGCCGAGGCATTGGCCTTCGGGTCTTTACTTCACGAAGGCTACAATGTCAGGATTAGCGGCCAGGACGTTGGACGAGGCACATTTTCGCACAGACATGCTATGCTGGTAGATCAGTCAACAGGTG ATATTCACATTCCCCTGAACTCGATGACCGAAACCCAAACCGGGAAGTTGGAATTAGCCAATAGTATTTTATCCGAAGAAGCGGTTCTCGGTTTCGAGTATGGTTTGAGCATAGCTTCACCATCGACCCTTGCGATATGGGAGGCACAATTTGGGGACTTTTTCAACGGTGCCCAGATCATAATTGACACATTCGTAAGCAGTGGCGAGGTTAAATGGATGATTAGCAGTGGATTGACCATGCTACTGCCGCATGGTTACGATGGCGCGGGACCGGAACACAGTTCCTGCAGAATGGAAAGATTTCTCCAGCTGACAGACAGCAACGAGGATAGACCAGACGGAGACGATGTTAACATGCAGCTAGCCAACCCAACGACACCGGCGCAGTATTTCCATTTACTCAGAAGACAG ATGGTGCGGAATTTTAGAAAACCACTTATCGTAGTGGCaccgaaaattttaattcgacATTCCGCGGCAACTTCGTCGCTGACGGATATGGAAACAGGGACAAGTTTTGTCAACGTTATTG GAGACACGACGGTCAATCCGGCTGAAGTGAAGAAGGTAATTCTCGTCAGTGGTAAACATTACTACGCCCTGAATAAGCACAGAGAAATTCTCGAGGCTAAAGACGTCGCGATCGTTAGACTAGAGAGTATTTGTCCATTCCCGGTTTTGGAAATACTTGAAGAGGTTCGAAGGTTCAAGCGTGCTCGAA CGTTTATCTGGAGTCAGGAAGAACCACAAAATATGGGAGCGTGGAGTTTCGTAAAACCCCGTTTCGAGAACCTGTGTGGACGGCAG TTAAAATACTCCGGCAGACGGGCAATGGCTGCACCCGCAACTGGCGTCGGACAAGTACATCAGCAAGAGGCTCGAGAAGTCATTGTGAAACCCTTCACTATGGcataa
- the LOC107222453 gene encoding probable 2-oxoglutarate dehydrogenase E1 component DHKTD1, mitochondrial isoform X2: MYRNVSNIIGENYCRLGTCVSRDRILPRNQINFPCANRRRILAKFYHSKHGVYGYKPKTYKKYYEVSRESLTSRAKYSNFYRLVTAYREHGHKQTEEEREWFAQNFEEVYMEALDRDTKRAIVTEMLKSQALDKFLAIKFVTFKRYGGEGAESMMAFFHEFFKQATAAKLDHIVMCMPHRGRLNFLTGMLRFPPKKLFHKLRGFAEFPEDVKATGDVTSHFTSSVDLSFDQRNLHVTMLYNPSHLEAVNPVSMGKTRGVMQAVGDGAYSRGQDLAWSDKVLNLQVHGDAAYAGQGVNQESLALHAAPHFEIGGSVHLIVNNQLGFTTPADRGRSSRYCTDIAKSISAPVLHVNGDDPEMVVRATRLACRYQRKFRKDVFVDMNCFRRWGHNELDDPTFTNPAIYKIIQSRKSVPDKYAEELIKAEIMTTDEAKSIVSEHTAWLAESLRQVDNYVPEPVYFGGRWSEMSQAQASVSKWNTGVDVDLLRFIASKSVQCPELEIHPHLLKSHVEARLNKVSDGLKIDWATAEALAFGSLLHEGYNVRISGQDVGRGTFSHRHAMLVDQSTGDIHIPLNSMTETQTGKLELANSILSEEAVLGFEYGLSIASPSTLAIWEAQFGDFFNGAQIIIDTFVSSGEVKWMISSGLTMLLPHGYDGAGPEHSSCRMERFLQLTDSNEDRPDGDDVNMQLANPTTPAQYFHLLRRQMVRNFRKPLIVVAPKILIRHSAATSSLTDMETGTSFVNVIGDTTVNPAEVKKVILVSGKHYYALNKHREILEAKDVAIVRLESICPFPVLEILEEVRRFKRARTFIWSQEEPQNMGAWSFVKPRFENLCGRQLKYSGRRAMAAPATGVGQVHQQEAREVIVKPFTMA; this comes from the exons ATGTACAGAAACGTATCTAATATCATTGGAGAAAATTACTGTCGCTTGGGCACATGCGTGTCTCGCGATAGAATATTACCAAGAAATCAAATTAACTTTCCTTGTGCGAATCGGCGGAGAATTTTAGCAAAGTTTTATCATAGTAAACATGGCGTCTATGGATACAAACCGAAGACTTATAAGAAATATTACGAAG TATCCAGAGAAAGTCTGACGTCACGAGCTAAATACAGCAATTTTTACAGACTGGTCACAGCCTACAGAGAACATGGTCACAAACAG ACTGAAGAGGAAAGAGAATGGTTCGCGCAAAATTTCGAAGAGGTTTACATGGAGGCGTTGGACAGGGATACAAAGAGGGCAATAGTTACGGAAATGCTGAAGAGTCAGGCTTTGGACAAATTTTTGGCtataaaatttgtaacatTCAAAAGATACGGTGGAGAAGGTGCCGAAAGTATGATggcgttttttcacgaattctTCAAGCAAGCAACAGCTG CAAAATTAGATCACATCGTGATGTGTATGCCGCATCGTGGGAGACTGAATTTTTTGACCGGAATGCTGAGGTTTCCACCAAAGAaactttttcacaaattaCGAGGCTTCGCAGAGTTTCCAGAAGACGTTAAAGCGACCGGAGACGTGACAAGTCACTTCACCTCATCCGTTGATCTCTCCTTCGACCAAAGAAACCTACACGTCACTATGCTTTACAATCCATCCCATTTGGAAGCTGTGAACCCTGTGTCAATGGGAAAGACAAGGGGCGTTATGCAGGCAGTTGGGGATGGGGCTTATTCTCGTGGCCAGGATTTGGCTTGGAGCGACAAAGTACTGAATCTACAG GTTCATGGGGATGCAGCGTACGCGGGTCAAGGCGTTAATCAAGAATCATTGGCCCTACACGCAGCCCCACATTTTGAAATCGGTGGTTCTGTACATTTAATCGTTAATAACCAATTGGGATTTACAACACCTGCAGACAGAGGAAGGTCCTCAAGGTATTGCACCGATATAGCTAAAAGCATATCTGCTCCAGTATTGCACGTCAACGGCGATGATCCAGAG ATGGTTGTTCGTGCCACGCGACTCGCCTGTCGATACCAAAGAAAATTTAGGAAAGATGTATTCGTCGACATGAACTGCTTTAGGAGATGGGGACACAACGAGCTCGATGATCCTACGTTCACGAATCCCGctatttacaaaattatccAAAGCCgcaa GTCAGTACCAGATAAATATGCAGAAGAACTAATAAAGGCAGAGATTATGACGACTGACGAAGCCAAGTCTATAGTTTCCGAGCACACAGCTTGGCTTGCAGAGTCTCTGAGGCAAGTCGACAATTACGTACCGGAACCGGTCTATTTTGGCGGAAGGTGGTCCGAGATGTCACAGGCACAAGCTAGCGTTTCCAAATGGAATACAGGAGTCGATGTAGATCTGTTAAGATTCATTGCAAGCAAAAGTGTGCAGTGCCcggaattg GAAATTCATCCCCACCTTTTAAAATCACACGTTGAAGCGAGATTGAACAAAGTGTCCGATGGACTAAAGATAGACTGGGCAACTGCCGAGGCATTGGCCTTCGGGTCTTTACTTCACGAAGGCTACAATGTCAGGATTAGCGGCCAGGACGTTGGACGAGGCACATTTTCGCACAGACATGCTATGCTGGTAGATCAGTCAACAGGTG ATATTCACATTCCCCTGAACTCGATGACCGAAACCCAAACCGGGAAGTTGGAATTAGCCAATAGTATTTTATCCGAAGAAGCGGTTCTCGGTTTCGAGTATGGTTTGAGCATAGCTTCACCATCGACCCTTGCGATATGGGAGGCACAATTTGGGGACTTTTTCAACGGTGCCCAGATCATAATTGACACATTCGTAAGCAGTGGCGAGGTTAAATGGATGATTAGCAGTGGATTGACCATGCTACTGCCGCATGGTTACGATGGCGCGGGACCGGAACACAGTTCCTGCAGAATGGAAAGATTTCTCCAGCTGACAGACAGCAACGAGGATAGACCAGACGGAGACGATGTTAACATGCAGCTAGCCAACCCAACGACACCGGCGCAGTATTTCCATTTACTCAGAAGACAG ATGGTGCGGAATTTTAGAAAACCACTTATCGTAGTGGCaccgaaaattttaattcgacATTCCGCGGCAACTTCGTCGCTGACGGATATGGAAACAGGGACAAGTTTTGTCAACGTTATTG GAGACACGACGGTCAATCCGGCTGAAGTGAAGAAGGTAATTCTCGTCAGTGGTAAACATTACTACGCCCTGAATAAGCACAGAGAAATTCTCGAGGCTAAAGACGTCGCGATCGTTAGACTAGAGAGTATTTGTCCATTCCCGGTTTTGGAAATACTTGAAGAGGTTCGAAGGTTCAAGCGTGCTCGAA CGTTTATCTGGAGTCAGGAAGAACCACAAAATATGGGAGCGTGGAGTTTCGTAAAACCCCGTTTCGAGAACCTGTGTGGACGGCAG TTAAAATACTCCGGCAGACGGGCAATGGCTGCACCCGCAACTGGCGTCGGACAAGTACATCAGCAAGAGGCTCGAGAAGTCATTGTGAAACCCTTCACTATGGcataa